The sequence CGCATAATTTAGTGAGGGTATCATTTAATACGGCCAACCAAATGTTACATAAGATTATAGTAAAAATAACACGGGCTAGTTAATTTTCGGACTGATTATTctaaaatagccagcatttgcaaagtcattgagaaatagccactattttgctgcaacacggaaagttccagtataatatactggagatcggtgcacctgtgtatgaacttccagcatattattctgaaactccaacacgcgaaaagttccagtataatatactggaccggtatattatgctagaactccagtatagttccagtatattatactagagtatttttccggattttgaatagtgttttcgttcaaatttatctttacatgaaaagtgactaaatttcgattacttttgaaattgtagctatttttgaatgaccacttgtaaatctggctatttttgaatttctcccaagaTTATACATGAGttaagggatttttacctatctataccatatatcaaactttattaccaaaaatgttcaTAATTTGTTATTTACCCGTGTAGTCCACACTTTTACTACAAATTATATACCAATCCAAAAATAGGTAGATTTTGCCATAAAAAATGCGCTAAAATGAAGGCACCAGATCTGCGTGTGATTCTGTCAATATCAAATTAGAATTGCTGCGTAATTCTCTCCTTCCTCAACGGAAAGAGATCTCTCTTCTCTCACTCAACTACAATTCTCAAAAAACGCAAGCTACTGAAGCTCCAGTAATCAAACGAAAAGGAGATTtctgttcttcatcttcatcttcgtctgttcttccatatattttcTACCATTGAtcgccattaaaaagcttgaaagctttgaattcaaatttgggttttcaaaaatcattatttgtttggattgggtgttgttgtaaataattcggaatatgtttagaagtttatatctcaattttgaggggttttggtgaagattagacttggttttgactgaattttagattgaaactcgaagaagaagaagaagaagaagacatatttccagaaattgtagataaattgtagttaaattgtagaattgtagatatattgtaaataaattgtagataaattgtagataaattgtagataaattgtagattgggaagactaaaacttctacaaatcttctacaattatgtcaaaaatgccaattatgctacaattgaaatgagaatttggatattaaaattcaatgtatctattttgtagatatcttgtagataaattgtagattatttgtattctgattgtagatgcattattttctgttatcacaaatccaaaacgactaaagcttctacaaaatcttctgtaaaaaacagtctacaatttttctacaatttttctaatttgactacaaaatatctacaaattctggaaatatgtcttcttcttcttcttcttcttcttcttcttcttcttcttcttcttcttcttcttcttcttcttcttcttcttcttcttcttcttcaatcgaCTGTGTTAACCAGTAACCTTCAACCACtgcccaaaaaaaaaataggtcAAATAATTTCGAACTCTCTGCCATTATTATTTCCAGTGGGAATTCAAGCGGTTGGAtcaaagaatttgaaattttctTGTGAATCTGAAAATATGATATTCTTCGACGGTGGTGGGCAGTTGGGGATGATCAACGAGAGGAAGCATAGGAGCATCGTGAGTTGTGTGTGTGTTGTGAACAGTTGAgatgaaaggaaagagaaagtgGGAAGATAGTCCTATAATTATGCCTAATATAAATGAACCCTTAATTATATCcctaatttgaattatggtatagaaatggtaatttggcatgcttaaatgtaataaacacaaaccttaaacattgagggtaataaagtttgatatatggtatagataggtaaaaatcccttatTTTTATCCGAAGATCATTTTTTCTTATCCTTATGGGCAAACACAGTATTAATTTTATGAATGTTTTATAttgagattatttatttcaattcttACAAGTTAAAATGATACCAAGTAGTCATTCTAAATGGCTGCTATTTAAGATTAGCCAATGCATCCTGAATTTGAGTTTTTCAGTTTAAATTTATTGGATAAAAATGTTCTGAGTTGTCCTGAAATTAAGATTTTCAGTTTAAAATTTTAGGACAAAACAAGTATTGGTTAATTTATAAATAACATCCCTGAAAATGGCTATATGTGTACTTTGTCTCTTCTTATAACCCAGCAGCTTCTTGTTTTTCCACAATAAAATCAAGGgaatttttcataaagcaccATCTTTTTGGTCTAATTAGTCatttatagataccatttgctatattacgtgttataaataccttttatgtttttatacaatgtatttcatgcatttaagctgttgtattcattaatacaaccaaaaatatAGGCGTAAAATCTGGAATTCCAGCTAAATTTGACATGTATTTAGTTGTATTCAAGCGACATTAACATTAAATACAGTAACGTATCTGCGCTAAAAACGGaagaaaataaaatcacatgatattttcctaatttaactcaacgaaCTAAAACGATCCCTCATTAATCtgtatttgaaagatacataATAAAGATTATAGCTGAATAAagagaaatacatatgaataatacagttgaatacaacagAATACACCTTAATTCATCTGAATAAAACActtgaatacaacaaaaatacaattgaatacagctgaataaactcttgaatgcaacaaaatacaactaacttctgctgaataaaatagttaaatacaatTGGTTAAACCTGAATACAAGTGAATACAGCTGAAGAATACAttcgaatacaactgaatacaaaaAGGCGATTTGGGCGATCTAGATAGAGAAATAGCTCTATGGCTTCGCCGGCCGGCGGCCAGCCATTAATTCCGGCTGGTCAGCCATGAGGCAAATtccttgtttttttcctttttcacatTACACTTACAAGTAAAAACTCAATCCTCAAGCTTGAACTCAACGAGAAAGTTGCTGCCAATTCCAGTCAAGAAGTGGAACAAAGCCAACGGAAGCTATGGTGAGAAGAATAAATCAATAGCTACTCCAATTACAAATGGGGTTTTGGTTACGTTCTTTCTTGACTCCAGCAGTGAATTGGGTCTCCGCTCAAAACCTCCACAAATACGGTTAGTAATTCCAATCTGTATTTCTTATCGAATATGCACATAGATAACGTTGGAGACGCGGAGCAGAAAATTGAGAATTTGGGTGGGAGAAGAATTAAGAAACTAGGGTTTGTGGGAGAAGAGAGTCTGGTTGTATGCAAATAAAGAGAGATTGTATTGGGATTTGCAGATACGCGGTAATTATGTGAGAGAAAATACAAaaagggagagagaaaaataatatttagcaTATAAGGTGCCTTAATTGTAGGATGTAACTATATTTAGATTTTTTGCAATAAAGAATAAAAAGTATTTATAgaatgtaatattttaaaatgatatttatttaaaataaatagggtaCTAAGGTTTTCTACTATAAAAATTCCTATGATAAATCACCTAACACTTGGACCAATACAATGTGCACAAATCAAGATTGGCCTTTGGGGCAAACAGAATCCAATTCATAAAGATAGCAGGCCATTACATAGACAAATTTACGTGTTCTCTCTTCCTTTACTACACGTATTTTTTTGTACTGTCAACTCAATAACTCAACTCTAGCATAatcataataaataaataaaaaacagtgCTCAAGAATTCCATAACATAGTGCCACATAATAGCAGAATAGTTGATATTGGAATTTGGAGACACCCTTTTGCTTCTGCTTCATCTTGGTCAGTCTTTTAATCCCTTTCAATCTATTTATAACATACAGTTGTGTTGTGTTATAAAAATCAATAGGTGCATTAACATAGCCAAGAATggtttttcttcttaaatttgtTTATTTTTACAGTTTGTTGATTGCTTGGGTTGGTTGTTCTACTTCGTTGCTGTTGTTACTGTTTCCCTGACTTTTACACTAGTATATTTCTTCTCTATATACTGTTGTGATTTCCATGTTTGCTTGGAGCCGAGGGTCTgtcggaaacaatctctctacctgCTCAAAGGTAGGGATAAagctgcgtacacactactcttccCGACCCCtatttgtgggattacactgtgtttgttgttgttgttatctttTTTTTCCTGTTTGTTGATTATTTTGTGAGCATTTCTCAATGGATAACTTGTTTTCTTGTGATGGTTCTAGCTAAGTTTTTGCTACATGAGAGATTGGATTAATTCTTTCTAAATTGCTAGCTTATGTTGAAGACTTGTCTAATTGGGAATATATTTTAGCCATGTTAATACATCTACTTTAGGTCCTATGCTTTCCAGGAGTCTTTTAGCCCTATTGGAGATTCGTATGTCAGTAGGAAATGCATAAAATTATACCGTCGGAGCTATCTATAACAACATCTCTATATAACAACCATTCACTATAAAATCTAAGTTTTTTTCGAAACCAATTTttttattatgttataatatatatccTTTATAACGGCACTTCATTACTGCAACAAAAAAATATCGGAGCAAATGAGGcagttatagagaggtttgactgaagtactttttatttttgttttgtataaTGTTGGACTGTGATGAATTTAAATGTGGAACATGATCAGTGAGGATTTATATAGTTGACCTCAACTTATTTGGGATTAAAGCGTAGTTGTTTGTTATATGTTGAAAGTGTATGCTTTACTTTTTAGGCAGAGGGAGGGTGGGATTGAGAGATCGTTAGTGTTTTCGAACGGTTGAACTTATCTTGAATGATTCGTACATCATGTTTCTTGATGTAGTGTTTGATTATGTAGTTATATGTGTTACTCTTTCTAGCTGGATGCATGTTTACCAATGTAGAGAGGGTTGATAGCAAAGTAAAGATTGAAGGCCTCGACGGGATGATTGAGTGATTGAGGCATAAGAGTGACAGCACGAAAAAACCTCGTTCAAGACCTAGCTAGAACACGCCCAGTAAACTAGTCAAGGTACACGAAGCTAGTGTGAACACCACCACcccaaaaaaaaggaaagaaaaaaaagttggcAAAACAAATTTCTTTAAGGGTATAAAAGATGGGAGTTTTCTTAGTAGGAATATAGACAAGTTTTTGACTAGAGTAAATTGATAATGACATATTTATTTGATTAGGAACTTCAAGTAAGCAGTCTTGGTGACTTGTTTAAAAACCGACTGGAGTTGGTATCCGTAGATTTTAGAGTTCCATGTTACGTCATGAGGGGAGCCTATGAGCAATAGTAAGGTTATCTCCGTATGGCTTATAGGTCACGGGTTTGAGTAATGGTATTTAGTAACAAGAATCATTTGGTTTTCCAACTTCAGTCTTGATCTGGAAAATATTGAGAATTATATTGCTTCTTCTAATCCTCATTTCTTTGTCTTTTTAGTACAGTTTGTCTTATTTTGTAGAGAGAGTTCATGGTTTCTTGTCGTTTGATTGTAATAGATGCTTTTGCTGTAACAGGGTTGTTGAAGGTTTTCCCGAGGGGTTGTGAACTGGTGAAGATTTGCTAGAGGAAATCTTATTTTCTGTGGTAATTTAAGGCAGAATGGAGCACTATAATCTTGGAACTTCTCAAGGTATTTCAACTGGTTACCGTGCATGCCTTGTCTCCTAACAATATACTATATCTGTTTTGCTGAATGCAATTAATTTTATGCATAGGTTTGTGCTATTTTAAGTTTCAAAACAGATCAGAGAATTGTATCTGTCTTTTggtttctgcaagaggttgttgaACTAACGGATTTCATGAAGGTATATCATTGGAAAAAGCTAACCAAATTATTCAAAGACATAATATTCATCATAAAAATAGTTAAATACATAATAATAAGGTGGAAAGCATGAGTGGAGCTAGAGCTTCGGTAACGGGTTCGGCGAACTTAGTAGCTTTAGCGCAAACCctatatttgtcttaagaaattcattgaattaTGTACAAATTCTTACTTTAGAGCCCAGTAACATAAAAAGACTAGAATCCTGAACCCAGTAACTTCAAATCGTGGCTTCGCGCCTCCGCCTCTGGTGGAAAGGACGTGACATAGAGTTTGAGCCCAAAAAATTGCATAGGCAAAATAGTAAAACCAAGTTGAACATTCCTTAAAGCTATATAGATATTACTATTTATGGAGCGCGAGAAATTTTAGGTGTAGGATCTTACTCAAAGTAAAGTATAGCAGTCTTCTAGAGCAGGCGACATTATCAAAGCAGAGGAAGGCATTTCAATAAACTTTTTGCTAGTATTTCTCACGTTTTGAGAATAAAGTCAATCATCATAATATAAAGGGTGAATGGCTCTTGCATAACATGCCGGCATCATGATGATATACCGTAAGATTACGAAATGTCCACTGCTTTGTGAAGCAGGAAATGATGTATCCACTTGGTTCAGAAATTGCCAAATGTTCACTTCAGCAAGAGTAAATAATGTCCTGCAGAAAGGAAAGAAACAGTTTTTGATTACTTCCCTCTCTCCAAAGAGAAATAAGATACTCGTGTCTCACTCTCTTTTTCagttaattttttttccttagtTAAAAAACAGAGTTGAGGCACAACACTGTGACAGTGAAGAGGGCTCTTGCTCGGTCTGTTATTGGAATTGTTATCTCTATTTCAATATTTAACCATTAAGTTATTGGATAATTCGTTACTCACTTTAAGTTCTGGAAAGTATTGTCCCAACAAACTGTCCGAACGATCTTTCCTTTGGGAGATTTAAAGCTTGATAAATTTGATAAACTTCTCTCAAACACTTGTGAACTCCAATTCTTTGTTGACTGGATCTCTTTAACCAAATAAGAAATCTGAAATTCACAGCCTTGATTTGTCATGCGCCTGAAGACGGCGATTTTTTCTTGACAGAAGGTGAAAGGTTAATGGACAGAAATTCAGAAGGATAAGGAGGAGatgcaataaggaaagaaataagtACCAGATATTAGGCTTAACGACATTTCTAGATGCCAACCTTGAAGATATCAAGAACTTAGTTCATCGTAAATGCAGTAACTTTTACCTTTTCTGGAAAAAGAAAGGATCAATAAAAAATTGGATCGTTCTTTTTCGTGGAAAGAGAAGCTTTAGCACAGTTTCTGAGGGAAGTGTACACTTTTTCTGTATATCATCTTATCATGATTTTTCTTGCTGACACAGTGTATTGAGGTGTTCTAAACTTTGAAATTGTCTAATTAGATGATAATAGATTGCCTATGCTCTTAATCAATTCCAAAATGTTGCAAATACGCATGATGGCTTGCCCTTGAAATGATGCATATTTAACTGCAACAGTTAAGAAAGATTATAGCATTAAGAATGAAAGCAGTGAATCCAATCAAAAACTGCATAAGGCTTCAGGGGAAGTGACATCTGAAGGGAATCAAGGTCAAGGTGGTAGGAATGTCGCAGGCGATGTAGCTCCACGACATGTGAATTCTCAAGGCGAAGTAAATATGGAGGCAGATATCACTATGGATGATGTTATAAGAGCCGGAGGTCTAGGAGCAAGAGACGATTTAAATAGTGTTCTTCCTATCGCAACCGATACCACTGACTTTGAGGCTTCTATTCGTGATGCTTGGGACTATGAAGGACCACGTGAAAGCATTAAGCGACCGGGCCTTGGCTGGACTGAACCTGCAAAGAAGTAAATCTATCCACACTGCAACTTAAGGTGGACTTCTGAGGTGTTTTCCAGTTTTAATAGCACTCTTAGACTCTCAGCTCTGGTCCTGTTGATTGAACGTAAGTTGTATTTGTCTTACAGTTTGTTCAAGCAATAAGTTCTATCCTAGTGTATGAAATTAATGATCAACCACGATGGACATTTTCGTTAATGTGCTTAGTTGTCACTCTGTTATTTCTCCTTTGTGCACTTTTTCGTTAATGTGCTTAGTTGTCAATCTGTTATTTCTCCTTTGTGCACTTCTCTATTTGACGTATCTTGTTGTGTTTGAGATGGTATTAggaaacatagtagaaattccatATTAAAAGTTCTt is a genomic window of Nicotiana tabacum cultivar K326 chromosome 16, ASM71507v2, whole genome shotgun sequence containing:
- the LOC107800707 gene encoding uncharacterized protein LOC107800707 produces the protein MEHYNLGTSQVKKDYSIKNESSESNQKLHKASGEVTSEGNQGQGGRNVAGDVAPRHVNSQGEVNMEADITMDDVIRAGGLGARDDLNSVLPIATDTTDFEASIRDAWDYEGPRESIKRPGLGWTEPAKK